From the genome of Hymenobacter sp. PAMC 26628, one region includes:
- a CDS encoding sigma-54-dependent transcriptional regulator, which translates to MPTGTILLIDDETQLRTVVGRLLELEGYTVWQAPDARRGLQTLHDHADDILLVLSDVKLPDGYGVELLPRYKAQAPLAEVVLMTAYGTVADGVRAMKAGAFDYLTKGDSDDQLLVVAERAVEKARLQHRVADLERQVAGAQSTFDAIIGHAPALEAAKHLARQAAPTDATVLLGGPTGAGKELFAQAIHGASGRRNKAFVAVNCSAFSCELLESELFGYKKGAFTGAQAVSFPCK; encoded by the coding sequence ATGCCCACCGGCACCATTTTGCTGATTGACGACGAAACCCAGCTGCGCACCGTGGTGGGGCGGCTGCTGGAACTGGAAGGATACACCGTGTGGCAAGCCCCCGACGCCCGCCGCGGCCTGCAAACCTTGCACGACCACGCCGACGACATCTTGCTGGTGCTGAGCGACGTGAAGCTGCCCGACGGCTACGGCGTGGAGCTGCTGCCCCGCTACAAGGCGCAGGCGCCCCTGGCCGAGGTGGTGCTGATGACCGCCTACGGCACCGTGGCCGACGGCGTGCGCGCCATGAAGGCGGGGGCCTTCGACTACCTCACCAAGGGCGACTCCGACGACCAATTGCTGGTGGTGGCCGAGCGGGCCGTGGAAAAAGCCCGCCTCCAGCACCGCGTGGCCGACCTGGAGCGCCAAGTGGCGGGGGCCCAGTCCACGTTCGACGCCATCATCGGGCACGCGCCGGCCCTGGAAGCGGCCAAGCACCTGGCCCGCCAGGCGGCACCCACCGACGCCACCGTGCTGCTGGGGGGCCCCACGGGCGCGGGCAAGGAGCTGTTTGCCCAGGCCATCCACGGGGCCAGCGGGCGGCGCAACAAGGCATTCGTGGCCGTCAATTGCAGCGCCTTTTCGTGCGAATTGCTGGAGTCAGAGCTGTTTGGCTACAAGAAGGGAGCCTTCACGGGGGCCCAGGCTGTAAGCTTCCCCTGTAAGTAG
- a CDS encoding helix-turn-helix domain-containing protein: MAKYYVLALRAEEQASLTELVQQRRVASARLVRAQCLLAVATNGLNWSDTQTSQAYGVSTRTLERLRQRACEAGVEAALLGQPRQQWPASKYTGEVEAHLAAAACSTPPEGYAHWTLRLLAAHLVTLQVLPEASPAMVGRVLKKMRYSPGSDRCG; the protein is encoded by the coding sequence ATGGCGAAGTATTATGTCTTAGCGCTGAGGGCCGAAGAACAGGCCTCGCTAACGGAACTCGTGCAGCAGCGGCGCGTGGCCAGCGCCCGGCTTGTGCGGGCTCAGTGCCTGTTGGCCGTAGCTACAAACGGCTTGAACTGGAGCGACACCCAGACTAGCCAAGCCTACGGCGTGAGTACGCGCACCCTGGAGCGCCTGCGCCAACGCGCCTGCGAGGCGGGCGTGGAGGCCGCCCTGCTGGGGCAGCCCCGCCAGCAGTGGCCGGCCAGTAAGTACACCGGGGAGGTGGAGGCGCACCTGGCCGCGGCGGCCTGCTCCACCCCGCCCGAAGGGTACGCCCACTGGACATTGCGCTTGTTGGCCGCTCACCTGGTCACGCTGCAGGTGCTGCCCGAGGCCAGCCCGGCGATGGTGGGGCGGGTACTAAAAAAAATGCGTTACAGCCCTGGAAGCGACAGATGTGGGTGA
- a CDS encoding IS630 family transposase gives MWVIPPAQNAAFVCAMERVLDVYQRPYDPAQPVVCLDESPKQLLRESRVPLPLPDGSTRYDCEYHRQGVAQVYMLHEPLAGRRRVQVEDRHDRLTFARAVARLLEEDYAQATRVTLVLDNLSAHQPAAFYEIFDPVRAHALLQRVEFVFTPKHGSWLNMAEIEFAALLTHGLPQRVPDRPTLEAHCYAWQLARNQLGAPTNWQFTTEKARIKLKRLYPTTG, from the coding sequence ATGTGGGTGATTCCACCCGCTCAGAACGCGGCCTTCGTCTGCGCCATGGAACGGGTGCTTGACGTCTACCAACGCCCGTACGACCCAGCCCAGCCAGTCGTGTGCCTGGATGAGTCGCCCAAGCAATTACTACGCGAAAGCCGCGTGCCACTCCCGCTGCCCGATGGCAGCACCCGCTACGACTGCGAGTACCACCGCCAGGGCGTGGCCCAGGTGTATATGCTGCACGAGCCGCTGGCCGGTCGCCGCCGGGTGCAGGTCGAAGACCGCCATGACCGACTCACGTTTGCCCGGGCGGTAGCCCGCCTGCTGGAGGAGGACTACGCCCAAGCGACGCGCGTGACGCTGGTGCTCGACAATTTGTCGGCGCACCAGCCCGCCGCTTTTTACGAGATTTTTGACCCGGTACGGGCGCACGCCCTGTTGCAGCGCGTGGAATTTGTGTTCACCCCCAAGCATGGCTCGTGGCTCAACATGGCTGAAATCGAGTTTGCCGCCCTGCTCACCCACGGCCTGCCGCAGCGCGTGCCCGACCGGCCGACGCTGGAAGCGCACTGCTACGCTTGGCAACTAGCGCGCAACCAACTGGGGGCACCCACCAACTGGCAGTTTACAACCGAGAAGGCCCGCATCAAACTCAAACGGTTGTACCCGACAACCGGCTAG
- the tnpA gene encoding IS66 family insertion sequence element accessory protein TnpA, whose protein sequence is MKKSRFSEAQIVGMLRQQEQGQTVAQSCRAHSISEATFYAWKNKLGGISTSELQRLKHLADENRRLNQLYAELSLENQVIKEVLRKK, encoded by the coding sequence ATGAAAAAGAGTCGATTTAGTGAAGCCCAAATAGTGGGTATGTTGCGTCAGCAGGAACAAGGGCAGACCGTCGCCCAGAGTTGCCGGGCGCACAGCATCAGCGAAGCCACGTTCTACGCGTGGAAAAACAAGCTCGGCGGCATAAGCACCAGTGAGTTGCAACGCCTTAAGCATTTAGCGGACGAAAACCGCCGCCTCAACCAGCTCTACGCCGAGTTGAGTCTGGAAAACCAGGTTATCAAGGAGGTGTTGCGAAAAAAGTAA
- a CDS encoding IS3 family transposase: MSQRQACRLAGLARDRYATPPGGGRGGLQATDADLVTRLRALVKRHGGWGCWKYYYRLRKLGVLVNHKRLWRIYQLLSLQLGKGRKKKRLPERVKQPLEVPIQPNVCWSLDFMSEALTDGRRFRTLNVVEDWNREVLGIEVDFSLPATRVVALLTTLVSRYGSPTRIRVDNGPELISQVLQTWCEDQHIELHWIQPASPTQNAYIERFNGSFRRELLNAYLFTTLRQVREQCQSWQYDYNHLRPHEALNFLTPIEFRQAA, from the coding sequence CTGAGCCAGCGCCAGGCGTGTCGACTCGCGGGTCTGGCCCGCGACCGCTATGCCACCCCGCCGGGCGGGGGCCGTGGGGGACTGCAAGCCACCGACGCCGACCTGGTCACCCGCTTGCGGGCGCTGGTCAAGCGGCACGGGGGCTGGGGATGTTGGAAATACTACTACCGGCTGCGCAAGTTGGGGGTACTGGTCAATCACAAGCGGCTATGGCGTATCTACCAGCTCCTGAGCTTACAACTGGGTAAGGGGCGCAAAAAGAAGCGGTTGCCTGAACGGGTCAAGCAGCCGTTGGAAGTCCCCATCCAGCCCAATGTCTGCTGGTCGCTCGACTTTATGAGCGAGGCCTTAACCGATGGGCGGCGCTTCCGCACCTTGAACGTAGTCGAAGATTGGAACCGGGAAGTGCTCGGTATTGAAGTCGATTTCTCGCTGCCCGCCACGCGGGTAGTGGCCCTGCTCACCACCCTGGTCAGCCGCTACGGCTCGCCGACCCGGATTCGGGTGGATAACGGCCCTGAACTTATCAGCCAGGTGCTGCAGACCTGGTGTGAAGACCAGCACATCGAGTTGCACTGGATTCAACCCGCTAGCCCGACCCAAAATGCCTATATTGAACGCTTTAACGGTTCGTTTCGCCGCGAGCTGCTCAATGCCTACCTCTTTACCACGCTACGGCAGGTGCGCGAACAATGCCAGAGCTGGCAGTACGATTACAATCATTTGCGCCCGCATGAGGCCCTTAACTTTCTAACCCCCATTGAGTTTCGTCAAGCTGCCTAA
- a CDS encoding outer membrane beta-barrel protein, with product MKKLLLALLVGTAAAPAARAQADADAPAKPTPPAPAPRPATRTSVGLKAGYSLSSITGDGASALPNADRLPAFHLGAYGQLGINKFASVQAELLYARRGYRTTLGSTAAYNTRLNYLDLPVLFVGNLTPNLSFHAGPQASVLLDVARDGDNVPLGGRYQRFALGGVGGLEYRVGNARLGARYNLSFSRLYQQDANVQYNSGAVFLSNNNIYTRSLEVYLGFGFGN from the coding sequence ATGAAAAAACTTCTCCTGGCCCTGCTCGTGGGCACCGCTGCGGCCCCCGCCGCCCGCGCCCAGGCCGATGCCGACGCCCCCGCCAAGCCCACGCCGCCCGCCCCCGCGCCGCGCCCCGCCACCCGCACCAGCGTGGGCCTCAAGGCCGGCTACTCGCTCTCGTCCATCACCGGCGACGGGGCCAGCGCCCTGCCCAACGCCGACCGCCTGCCCGCCTTCCACCTGGGGGCGTACGGGCAGCTGGGCATCAACAAGTTTGCCTCGGTGCAGGCCGAGCTGCTGTACGCCCGCCGCGGCTACCGCACCACGCTGGGCAGCACCGCGGCCTACAACACGCGCCTCAACTACCTCGACCTGCCGGTGCTGTTCGTGGGCAACCTCACGCCCAACCTCAGCTTCCACGCGGGGCCCCAGGCGTCGGTGCTGCTCGACGTGGCCCGCGACGGCGACAACGTGCCGCTCGGCGGCCGCTACCAGCGCTTCGCCCTGGGCGGCGTGGGCGGTCTTGAGTACCGGGTGGGCAACGCCCGCCTCGGCGCGCGCTACAACCTGAGCTTCAGCCGCCTCTACCAGCAAGACGCCAACGTGCAGTACAACAGCGGCGCCGTGTTCCTGTCCAACAACAACATCTACACCCGCAGCCTGGAGGTGTACCTGGGCTTCGGCTTCGGGAATTAG
- a CDS encoding KUP/HAK/KT family potassium transporter encodes MYLGCKGREIKNRLLATVPVASSVPTLEELSADTSVRRYASNLVYLTHSKTPGALESEILYSIIRKQPKRADRYWFINMSTLTDPYSTRYSVEELVPGVAYKINFRLGFRVQPRLNLLFRRVLEEMAARGEIDITSRYDSLARHHLPGDFRFVVLEKVLSYDNQLTW; translated from the coding sequence ATGTACCTGGGCTGCAAGGGCCGCGAAATCAAGAACCGCCTGCTGGCCACCGTGCCCGTGGCCAGCAGCGTGCCCACGCTGGAAGAGCTGAGCGCCGACACCTCGGTGCGCCGCTACGCCTCCAACCTGGTGTACCTCACGCACAGCAAAACGCCCGGCGCGCTGGAGAGCGAAATCCTCTACTCCATCATCCGCAAGCAGCCCAAGCGGGCCGACCGCTACTGGTTCATCAACATGAGCACCCTCACCGACCCGTACTCGACGCGCTACAGCGTGGAGGAGCTAGTGCCGGGCGTGGCGTACAAAATCAACTTCCGGCTCGGCTTCCGGGTGCAGCCCCGCCTCAACCTGCTGTTCAGAAGGGTACTGGAGGAAATGGCCGCGCGCGGCGAAATCGACATTACCTCGCGCTACGACTCGCTGGCCCGCCACCACCTGCCCGGCGACTTCCGCTTCGTGGTGCTCGAAAAGGTGCTCAGCTACGACAACCAGCTCACTTGGTAG
- a CDS encoding PAS domain-containing sensor histidine kinase, with amino-acid sequence MTPPDPRTAQAQLRARAERQRLAAAAPLAPADAQRLAQELQVHQIELEMQYEELLLTQADAEASRAQYVDLYDFAPVGYCTLAPDGTLAQLNLRLAQQLGPVRQQLLGRRLDLYVAPAERLAFSQFLARLWAAPGQRHTCEVAMQGPGEAPFFAQLEGLVGTGPGGGDHAPAGCRLALTDVTARRQVADALAASEARFRATFEQSHDGVLLLRGQCLVDANAAALRLLGAADKKEVLGRHLAGFWPDDQPDGRPLREVLNYCAREAQAHGWCRHEWRRYDAAGQPRWDELSFNPVLVVGEPLLHVALRDITERKLSRQRIEENEARLNLALEASATGVFTWDIAQDRLEWDARAQAVFGRAFDPAPVPAAVLGERLHPDDAPRVWAATEAAIAAQAPLAIDYRAVWPDGSVHHVSAAGRAVADAHGQVKSLAGVLRDVTALYAAEEELHYKNRLLDHILKSLPVALIRFDPEGRYLSLAGAGLRRLGLADNGLVGQLAAEVFPSEAAAIGRLLAGHDDNHLAVLGTPEQPAYFLTYSFWDPIYREGVRFALDVTESELLKQTVARQQQVLLVAVLTAQEEERRRIAEALHNGVGQLLYATRLHLDALPPSAAVRAGQELLSDAIRATRTMAFELTPSILEDFGLPAALRELARRIPANQLAVDLNLSNLDAPLPAPLATAVYRTVQELLNNVMKHARAREVFVQVAREGPEVHLSVEDNGVGFDADAPGPPPGLGLAGIRTRVGLLGGTLTVRSRPGQGTGVFLVLPVA; translated from the coding sequence ATGACCCCCCCCGACCCCCGCACCGCCCAAGCCCAGCTGCGCGCCCGCGCCGAGCGCCAGCGCCTGGCCGCCGCCGCGCCCCTGGCCCCCGCCGACGCGCAACGCCTGGCCCAGGAGCTGCAAGTGCACCAGATTGAGCTGGAAATGCAGTACGAAGAGCTGCTGCTGACCCAGGCCGACGCCGAAGCCAGCCGCGCCCAGTACGTCGATTTGTACGACTTTGCGCCGGTGGGCTACTGCACCCTGGCCCCCGACGGCACCCTGGCCCAGCTAAACCTGCGCCTGGCCCAGCAGCTGGGCCCCGTGCGCCAGCAGCTGCTGGGCCGGCGCCTGGACTTGTACGTGGCGCCCGCCGAGCGGCTGGCGTTTTCCCAGTTTCTGGCCCGGCTGTGGGCCGCGCCCGGCCAGCGCCACACCTGCGAGGTGGCCATGCAGGGCCCCGGCGAAGCGCCGTTTTTTGCCCAGCTCGAAGGCCTGGTGGGCACCGGGCCCGGCGGCGGCGACCATGCTCCCGCCGGCTGCCGCCTGGCCCTCACCGACGTGACGGCCCGCCGCCAGGTCGCCGATGCCCTGGCCGCCAGCGAGGCCCGCTTCCGCGCCACCTTCGAGCAGAGCCACGACGGCGTGCTGCTGCTGCGCGGCCAGTGCCTGGTGGACGCCAACGCCGCCGCCCTGCGCCTGCTGGGGGCCGCCGATAAAAAAGAAGTGCTGGGCCGCCACCTGGCCGGGTTCTGGCCCGACGACCAGCCCGACGGCCGCCCGCTGCGGGAAGTGCTGAACTATTGCGCCCGCGAAGCCCAGGCGCACGGCTGGTGCCGCCACGAGTGGCGGCGCTACGACGCGGCCGGCCAGCCGCGCTGGGACGAGCTGTCCTTCAACCCGGTGCTGGTGGTGGGCGAGCCGCTGCTGCACGTGGCCCTGCGCGACATCACCGAGCGCAAGCTCAGCCGCCAGCGCATCGAGGAAAACGAAGCCCGCCTGAACCTGGCGCTGGAAGCCTCGGCCACTGGCGTCTTTACCTGGGATATTGCCCAGGACCGCCTCGAATGGGACGCCCGCGCCCAGGCCGTGTTCGGCCGGGCCTTCGACCCCGCCCCCGTGCCCGCCGCCGTGCTGGGCGAGCGCCTGCACCCCGACGATGCCCCCCGGGTGTGGGCGGCCACGGAGGCGGCCATTGCGGCGCAGGCCCCGCTCGCCATCGATTACCGGGCGGTGTGGCCCGACGGCTCGGTGCACCACGTGTCGGCGGCGGGCCGGGCGGTGGCCGACGCGCACGGCCAGGTAAAGAGCCTGGCCGGCGTGCTGCGCGACGTGACGGCCCTGTACGCCGCCGAAGAAGAGCTGCACTACAAAAACCGCCTGCTCGACCACATCCTGAAAAGCCTGCCCGTGGCCCTGATCCGCTTCGACCCCGAGGGCCGCTACCTCAGCCTGGCCGGGGCCGGCCTGCGCCGCCTGGGCCTGGCCGACAATGGCTTGGTAGGGCAGTTGGCCGCTGAGGTGTTTCCGAGCGAAGCCGCGGCCATCGGGCGCCTGCTGGCGGGCCACGACGATAACCACCTAGCGGTGCTGGGCACCCCCGAGCAGCCCGCCTACTTCCTCACCTACAGCTTCTGGGACCCCATTTACCGCGAAGGGGTCAGGTTTGCGCTCGACGTCACCGAGTCGGAACTGCTGAAGCAGACGGTGGCCCGCCAGCAGCAGGTGCTGCTAGTGGCCGTGCTCACGGCCCAGGAGGAGGAGCGCCGCCGCATTGCCGAGGCCCTGCACAACGGCGTGGGCCAGCTGCTGTACGCCACCCGCCTGCACCTCGACGCGCTGCCGCCCTCGGCGGCGGTGCGCGCCGGCCAGGAGCTGCTGAGCGACGCCATCCGGGCCACCCGCACCATGGCCTTCGAGCTGACGCCCAGCATCCTGGAGGACTTTGGCCTGCCCGCGGCCCTGCGCGAGCTGGCCCGCCGCATCCCCGCCAACCAGCTCGCCGTCGACTTGAACTTGAGCAACCTCGACGCGCCCCTGCCCGCCCCCTTGGCCACGGCCGTGTACCGGACGGTGCAGGAGCTGCTCAACAACGTGATGAAGCACGCCCGCGCCCGCGAGGTGTTTGTGCAAGTGGCCCGCGAGGGCCCCGAGGTGCACCTGAGCGTGGAAGACAACGGGGTGGGCTTCGACGCGGACGCGCCGGGGCCCCCGCCGGGCCTGGGGCTGGCCGGCATCCGCACGCGGGTGGGGCTGCTGGGCGGCACGCTCACCGTTCGCTCGCGGCCGGGGCAGGGCACGGGCGTGTTCCTGGTGCTGCCGGTGGCGTAG
- a CDS encoding PAS domain-containing sensor histidine kinase: MIDFAPVFLAQVHASTQVQFAYDIAASRVVFVNAAYAHVLHGTDAGANAELPALLRRIHPDDRGYLAAHWQQWMRGERLVAIEVRLQTPDLPNQWFSASPYYHPGGPGGPLLLCTLHDISAAKYHQENSDLFNSRKNVTLEVLSHDASGAFILVEQIAQYLREEIPEPALARVTQMLGVLEQTSRESVKMIRNLINLEFSAAADTDLKFDRVDLNLVVRGPLEQLQIGQGLLGHHFSYALPPDPVYVNLDVSKFTQVLINLVSNAIKFTRDEGHVRVLVERLPGRARLRVSDDGMGISAAMLPHVFERFTRARRLGLRGEETIGLGLSLCKTIVEWHHGTLAVASTEGAGSVFTVEIPLAEAVGDLAPSELDQPVGAAA; encoded by the coding sequence ATGATTGATTTTGCCCCCGTTTTCCTGGCCCAGGTGCACGCCAGCACGCAAGTGCAGTTTGCGTACGACATCGCCGCCAGCCGCGTGGTGTTCGTCAACGCGGCCTACGCGCACGTGCTGCACGGCACCGACGCCGGGGCGAACGCCGAGCTGCCGGCCCTGCTCCGCCGCATTCACCCCGACGACCGGGGCTACCTGGCCGCGCACTGGCAGCAGTGGATGCGGGGCGAGCGGCTGGTGGCCATCGAGGTGCGCCTGCAAACCCCCGACCTTCCCAACCAGTGGTTTTCGGCCAGCCCCTACTACCACCCGGGGGGCCCCGGGGGCCCCTTGCTGCTGTGCACGCTGCACGACATCAGCGCGGCGAAGTACCACCAGGAGAATTCCGACCTGTTCAATAGCCGCAAAAACGTGACGCTGGAAGTGCTCTCGCACGACGCGAGCGGGGCGTTCATCCTGGTGGAGCAAATTGCGCAGTACCTGCGCGAAGAAATTCCCGAGCCCGCCCTGGCCCGCGTGACCCAGATGCTGGGCGTGCTCGAACAAACCAGCCGCGAGAGCGTGAAAATGATTCGGAACCTCATCAACCTGGAGTTTTCGGCTGCTGCCGACACCGACCTGAAGTTTGACCGGGTGGACCTGAACCTCGTCGTGCGGGGGCCCCTGGAGCAGCTGCAAATTGGGCAGGGGCTGCTGGGCCACCACTTCAGCTACGCGCTGCCCCCCGACCCGGTGTACGTGAACCTGGACGTGAGCAAGTTTACCCAGGTGCTCATCAACCTGGTGAGCAACGCCATCAAGTTCACGCGCGACGAGGGCCACGTGCGCGTGCTGGTGGAGCGGCTGCCGGGCCGGGCCCGCCTCCGGGTGAGCGACGACGGGATGGGCATTTCGGCGGCCATGCTGCCCCACGTGTTCGAGCGGTTCACGCGGGCGCGGCGGCTCGGCCTGCGGGGCGAGGAAACCATCGGCCTGGGCCTGTCGCTGTGCAAAACCATTGTGGAGTGGCACCACGGCACGCTTGCCGTGGCCAGCACCGAGGGCGCGGGCAGCGTGTTCACCGTCGAAATTCCCCTGGCGGAAGCCGTGGGCGACCTGGCCCCGA